The proteins below come from a single Triticum aestivum cultivar Chinese Spring chromosome 5D, IWGSC CS RefSeq v2.1, whole genome shotgun sequence genomic window:
- the LOC123122170 gene encoding uncharacterized protein produces the protein MEEAVGLLVERLVKPALPQGLERRYMAPEKQTAVAQQIHTAIILYNYYHRMMFPYLAFADAKLFLVCASHFIGEDILTHYHKQQNKSGKHVSSSIFDRAAMQACEIAQGLDASKDSPDMALWPISKVAVLLLDPTRKRCLMECSANTEGISSTIEKEIDAEAGNSALAGPYMFQKLAFSEVEHRTGMERSNFRVLDEKLAYSLSKERTTTKVFILEYVQTMKGNLVEMSLEELISSMTGPVCVNAPFAKTTSVVEYYHILPYKEILLELLNREWPSDGNVEVQDMNSTFKKKPTKNVSIPKQSKQTIGAKSSHKVQKSRASRLEKNRKRNFEASRATDAVYAEGPDGESPTIQIDSTNTKKNNSGGNGRTNYSPSGWRERKTKTIYIHECSPRCSNRGGVAENSNDQFRDSVLEIRKIRDSILRKEFILQEGSAQCDMDIQKLKTEEKMTTEVLSIMEKYKEPSSNIMKVANLTFSGDDGKTKSTNKMGLNLKEALSQRDKCMELAEICYDCGWMAPRYTVVPSLVDGMHVGEGRLKCPDFEMSITGDPRLTPHDARCSAAANMILELGKKAEEKGQNDN, from the exons ATTCATACGGCCATCATTCTGTACAATTACTACCACAGGATGATGTTTCCATACCTTGCGTTCGCTGATGCCAAACTGTTTCTTGTGTGTGCTTCACATTTTATTGGAGAAGATATCCTCACGCACTACCACAAGCAGCAAAACAAGTCTGGGAAGCATGTGAGCTCATCTATTTTTGATAGAGCGGCAATGCAGGCTTGTGAGATCGCTCAGGGACTCGATGCGAGCAAAGATTCTCCAGACATGGCATTGTGGCCAATATCGAAAGTGGCCGTGCTTCTTCTCGACCCAACAAGAAAAAGATGTTTGATGGAGTGTAGTGCTAATACTGAGGGTATCTCGTCAACCATAGAGAAGGAAATTGATGCAGAAGCTGGTAATTCAGCTTTGGCTGGACCATATATGTTTCAGAAACTAGCATTTTCAGAGGTGGAGCATAGAACAG GTATGGAGCGCTCAAACTTCCGTGTTCTCGACGAAAAGTTGGCATACTCATTAAGTAAAGAAAGGACAACTACCAAGGTGTTCATTCTGGAGTATGTGCAAACCATGAAAGGCAACCTTGTGGAAATGTCTCTAGAAGAGTTGATTAGCAG TATGACTGGTCCAGTATGTGTAAATGCTCCATTCGCGAAAACAACATCTGTTGTTGAGTACTATCATATTCTTCCATATAAGGAGATTTTGCTTGAACTCCTGAACAG GGAATGGCCTTCAGATGGAAATGTTGAAGTGCAAGACATGAATAGCACGTTTAAGAAAAAACCAACGAAAAATGTGTCAATTCCAAAGCAGAGTAAACAAACGATTGGTGCCAAAAGCAGCCACAAGGTCCAGAAGTCTAGAGCCAGCAGACTtgagaaaaacagaaaaagaaatttTGAAGCCTCCAGGGCTACAGATGCTGTCTATGCGGAGGGTCCGGATGGTGAGAGCCCCACAATACAAATTGATTCAACAAATACAAAAAAAAACAACAGCGGCGGCAACGGGCGGACAAACTATAGTCCCTCAGGATG GAGAGAACGCAAAACAAAAACAATCTATATACATGAATGTTCCCCAAGATGTTCCAATAGAG GCGGCGTCGCTGAGAATAGCAATGATCAGTTTCGTGATTCCGTGCTAGAGATTCGGAAAATACGGGATTCAATT CTTCGTAAGGAATTCATACTTCAAGAGGGAAGTGCTCAATGTGATATGGACATTCAGAAACTTAAGACTG AAGAGAAGATGACAACAGAAGTGTTGTCAATAATGGAGAAATATAAGGAACCTAGCTCAAATATAATGAAAGTTGCCAATCTAACTTTCTCTGGCGATGATGGCAAAACCAAGAGCACTAACAAGATGGGATTGAACTTGAAGGAGGCACTTTCCCAACGCGATAAATGCATG GAGCTTGCTGAGATCTGCTACGACTGTGGTTGGATGGCCCCTAGATACACAGTAGTACCTTCACTAGTAGATG GAATGCACGTCGGCGAAGGACGTTTGAAATGCcctgattttgagatgagcatcactggcGATCCTCGTCTGACCCCACATGATGCGAGGTGCTCTGCCGCTGCCAATATGATACTGGAGCTTGGCaagaaggcggaggaaaaaggacAAAATGATAACTGA